The region ATTCAGTATCAATTGCATCACGAGTCGTTCCAGCGATATCACTAACAATCACACGTTCTTCGCCTAACAAAGCATTTGTTAATGAAGATTTTCCCACGTTTGGACGTCCAATTAAACTAAATTTAATGACATCTTCTTCATAATCCATACCTTTTTTCTCTGGCATATTTAAAACGATTTGGTCTAACATATCACCAAATCCAATCCCATGAATTGCTGACGTTGCAATTGGATCTCCAAGACCTAGTGAATAAAATTCATAAATTTGTTCTTTAAAGTTGATATCATCAACTTTATTAACAATCAACACGACTGGTTTTTTTGTTTTATATAACATATTTGCTACTTCTTGATCGGCTTGAGTAATTCCATCACGAGCATTTGTAACAAATACAATAACATCTGCTTCATCCATTGCAATTTCAGCCTGATACTTAATTTGGCGCATGAATGGTTCATCACCAATTTCAATTCCACCTGTATCAATGACATTAAATTTGCGAGTTAACCATTCCCCGCTACTATAAATACGATCTCTTGTGATTCCAGGTTCATCTTCTACAATTGAAACACGTGAACCTACGATACGATTAAAAATAGTCGATTTTCCAACATTAGGACGACCAACGATTGCTACTACAGGTAATACCATGTTGCCACCTTCTTTCATCTTTACACATAACTAAGTCGTTAATATTATATTAGTTTTATAATGACTTAGTCAAATTTTACTTCATATTTGGTTTTGAAATAAAAAAAGGGGGGGATTTTCCCCTTTTTTATTATTTTAATAAGTTCTTTAAGGCATCTCCGAATAAGTCTCCAAGTGTTTCAGTTTCCGCTTGTTCCTGTTCTTTCATGTACTTATTAAACTCTTCACGTTCTGCATCTTCTTTAATACGACGAATGCTTAATTCAAGTTTTGCTTGTTTTGGTTCAAAACGCATCACTTTAACTTCAACAACTTCACCAACTGATAACACATCTTCTACACGATTAATTCGTTTTTCAGTAATTTGATTTGCCGGTAAGAAACCAATAACATCTTCTTCAATCGCAACAAATGCACCACGATCATTCATTGATTCCACTTTTCCTGTAATAACGTCTCCCACTTTTAAAGTTACCGTATTCCATGGATTTTCTTTCACAGCACGTAATGATAATCCCAAACGATGTTTTTTCACATCTAATGAAATAATTTTAACTTCTACTTCTTCATTAACTGATACTAAAGAGGCCAATTTTTTATTTGGATTCCAAGAAGCTTCAGTAAAATGACATAATCCCTCAATATATGGTGCTACCTTAATGAATGCCCCTAAATCAGTCATATTCGTCACTGTTCCACAAATGACATCTCCGACTTTATGACTAAATGTTTGCCATGGATCTTGCTCTACTTTTTTTAATGATAATCCAATACGATTATGTTTTTTATCTAATAAAATGATTCGCACTTGAACTTTTTGCCCTTCAGACACCACTTCTTCAAGTTTTGCTTTATGATCCCAAGAAAGTTCTGAAAGATGAACAAGTCCTTCTACCCCTTTAGCTAACTCAACAAATGCTCCAAATTCCGTTAAACGAACCACTGTTCCTTCTAACACTTCATTTTCATGATGAACTTGTACGAATTGTTCAAATGGTGTCGGTAAAACAGCTTTAATTGAAAGTTGAATTTTTGTTCCTTCTACTTTAATCACTTTCGCACTTACCTCTTGATTAACAGTTAAGGCGTCTTCTACCTTTTCAACTGGTAGATGAGAAATTTCTGAAATATGAACCAATCCTTCTAAAGCACCAAAACGAACAAATGCTCCAAATTTTTCAAGACGCACGACTTTTCCAGTCACGATATCTCCTACAGCTAAAGTAGAGTACTGATCTTCACGTGCCACTTTTAATTGCTCTGCCACGACAATTTTACGAGAGACTTTAATGCGTTTATTACGTGGATTGAATTCAACAATACGAACTAGCATTTTTTGCCCAACGTATTGTTCTAAATCTGTTACAAAATCGACATCTACCATGTTAGTTGGTAAAAAAGCATCCATTCCGATATTAACAATTAAACCACCTTTTACCGTGCGGATAACTCTCCCTTCTAATGTTTCACCTTTTTCATAAGCTACTTTTAAATCTTGGAAGCGTTGGTATTCAAGTAATGCACGACGAGATAATAAAATTTGCTCATCATCTACTTTTTTAGCCATTGCTTTAATAGTATCTCCAACTTTAACAACATCTTTAGCAGATTCTACTTTATCTAACGTTAATTCATTTAAATAAATAGTTCCTTCTGTTGCTCCACCAATATCTACTGTTACTTCTTGATTAGAGACACGAACCACAACACCCTCAACAATATCATTTACTGAAGGTAATGAAAAATTCGTAAATTCTAAAACATCATTCATTGTCATTTCTTCATGATCAACTTGATTAAACTGCTTCATTATTTTCCCCGCCCTTTGCAATGTTAATAATTGTATTAATAACTTCTTCAATTGTCATATATGAAGTATCAACCTCAATCGCATCTTCGGCCTTTAATAAAGGAGAATGTTTGCGAGTTGAGTCTAACTCATCACGTGTTTGAATTTCTTGTTTTAAACTTTCTAAATCACATGGAATATTTCGTTTAATATTTTCTTTATAACGACGTTCAGCACGAACTTCTACAGAAGCTGTCATAAAAATTTTATAATCTGCATCTGGTAAAACATTAGTCCCGATATCACGCCCATCCATTACAACATTTGCTGTTTTAGCATACTCAATTTGACGACGTTTTAATTCATCACGAACGACTTTATGGGCTGAAACCGCTGATACATTTTGAGAAACAATCGGTTGACGAATAGCCTCTGTCACATCAACGTCATCTAAATATACTTTTTTATCATTTGTTAATCGAATCGTTGTATCTTCTAACATTTTTTCAATTTTTTCTTCATCTTGTACGTCAATGTTCTGATTTAAGGCTTTTAATGTTACCGCACGGTACATTGCCCCGGTATCGATATAAACATACCCTAACATTTCTGCGACTTTTTGTGCAATTGTACTTTTACCTGCTGCTGCTGGTCCATCAATTGCAATTACTTTAGAACGAACCATAATATCACCTCGACTACCATTATTTTATCACAATGTTGAAAACTTAAACAACATCAAAATAGGCATCTTTGCCTTTAATTCATTTTATTTACAAAAATAAACTAAACAGTCTCTCAAATTTACAGACACCATTTAGTTTATTGTAAAATCATTATTTAAATAGGATGACCATCAGAATAACAAAGAGTATAAAAAATGTAATTCCAATATAAACTTTTAACCCTTTACTTAATAAATCTGATGTAGATTTCTCCCCTTTAGATTGATTGTGCTCTTCAGATTCTAAGTGCATATTCAAAGATTCTAACGCTAATTTGTTTTCTGAATAAAAAGCATTCAAATCTGC is a window of Turicibacter sanguinis DNA encoding:
- a CDS encoding S1 RNA-binding domain-containing protein; this translates as MKQFNQVDHEEMTMNDVLEFTNFSLPSVNDIVEGVVVRVSNQEVTVDIGGATEGTIYLNELTLDKVESAKDVVKVGDTIKAMAKKVDDEQILLSRRALLEYQRFQDLKVAYEKGETLEGRVIRTVKGGLIVNIGMDAFLPTNMVDVDFVTDLEQYVGQKMLVRIVEFNPRNKRIKVSRKIVVAEQLKVAREDQYSTLAVGDIVTGKVVRLEKFGAFVRFGALEGLVHISEISHLPVEKVEDALTVNQEVSAKVIKVEGTKIQLSIKAVLPTPFEQFVQVHHENEVLEGTVVRLTEFGAFVELAKGVEGLVHLSELSWDHKAKLEEVVSEGQKVQVRIILLDKKHNRIGLSLKKVEQDPWQTFSHKVGDVICGTVTNMTDLGAFIKVAPYIEGLCHFTEASWNPNKKLASLVSVNEEVEVKIISLDVKKHRLGLSLRAVKENPWNTVTLKVGDVITGKVESMNDRGAFVAIEEDVIGFLPANQITEKRINRVEDVLSVGEVVEVKVMRFEPKQAKLELSIRRIKEDAEREEFNKYMKEQEQAETETLGDLFGDALKNLLK
- the cmk gene encoding (d)CMP kinase translates to MVRSKVIAIDGPAAAGKSTIAQKVAEMLGYVYIDTGAMYRAVTLKALNQNIDVQDEEKIEKMLEDTTIRLTNDKKVYLDDVDVTEAIRQPIVSQNVSAVSAHKVVRDELKRRQIEYAKTANVVMDGRDIGTNVLPDADYKIFMTASVEVRAERRYKENIKRNIPCDLESLKQEIQTRDELDSTRKHSPLLKAEDAIEVDTSYMTIEEVINTIINIAKGGENNEAV